From Elusimicrobiota bacterium, one genomic window encodes:
- a CDS encoding radical SAM protein, which yields MKILFVSPPIQLPKVFAHYPMFSNIGMLTNAALARAQGHEVSVLDALYLRPRLNYRPISDGLFHVGAELVDIEAEMKRRQADVVVLVITMFSDVYKLHETYFKEVAEAARRSYPKARIMAVDCYVCGMNYFPYDPQKLMKQVPQLDSVLTGEADFKLIAALAGKKAPAAPIADLDELPYPAYDLLDMDNYQSALADAVRLDLVHEYHKPERFLALMTSRGCKYSCSFCTQQVLGMPWRGHSVGYLKKMILDLRRRFKVERFFFLDNNINLEADRFQRLTRFLAAKNIAWDAVNGFRADRLTKEDIGRIKRAGNTKLTVSAESGDPRVLSGIVDKRLDLKSVIQTVKDCQAVGLPSQVHYIIGMPGEDKKQMNRTLEFAQALYEIHGAWPLLQHAIPFRGTALYRSCEDKGWFAEHPDKLMGWALEQRPVIKTDRFTPQDVLRMKELFKHVLDALDTVCVLDLGLPCNNSCRHCEVAGLLGQGNAGARQLLRRLRERKQAGARDLLVLGGEPTLEPGLLVKLAGAGRAAGYVRRCLATNARSFVYKHLAERIVGGGMNQVSTALNSLRPDVHDAVTNVPGSFVQTVAGIRNLRAAGLEHLDVTIRITAQTLPTLVATIGFLKDLGLRSIHLRFPAPLGKVASDPALILPFAAARPVLSEALSQFADLDISVQGMPFCLMPAGFRDKLAPLPVFQLGRIRPLKSKPEECLLCTDYIACLGFYRQEYERYYRQKAARR from the coding sequence ATGAAGATCCTCTTCGTCAGCCCGCCGATCCAGCTCCCCAAGGTCTTCGCGCACTATCCCATGTTCTCCAACATCGGGATGCTCACCAACGCCGCCCTGGCGCGCGCCCAAGGCCACGAGGTCTCGGTCCTGGACGCCCTGTATCTGCGGCCGCGCCTCAACTACCGGCCGATCTCCGACGGACTCTTCCACGTGGGGGCCGAGCTCGTCGACATCGAGGCTGAGATGAAGCGGCGCCAGGCCGACGTGGTCGTGCTCGTCATCACCATGTTCTCCGACGTGTACAAGCTCCACGAGACCTATTTTAAGGAGGTCGCCGAAGCCGCCCGGCGGTCTTATCCCAAGGCGCGCATCATGGCCGTTGACTGCTACGTGTGCGGGATGAACTACTTCCCCTACGACCCCCAGAAGCTCATGAAGCAGGTCCCCCAGCTCGACTCGGTGCTCACCGGCGAGGCCGACTTCAAGCTCATCGCCGCGCTGGCCGGCAAGAAAGCCCCGGCCGCGCCCATCGCGGACCTCGACGAGCTGCCCTATCCGGCCTACGACCTGCTGGACATGGACAACTACCAGTCCGCGCTGGCCGACGCCGTGCGCCTCGACCTGGTGCACGAGTACCACAAGCCCGAGCGCTTCCTGGCCCTCATGACCAGCCGGGGCTGCAAGTACTCCTGCAGTTTCTGCACCCAGCAGGTCCTGGGCATGCCCTGGCGCGGACACTCGGTCGGCTACCTCAAGAAGATGATCCTGGACTTGCGCCGGCGCTTCAAGGTGGAGCGGTTCTTCTTCCTGGACAACAACATCAACCTGGAGGCGGACCGGTTCCAGCGGCTCACCAGGTTCCTCGCGGCCAAGAACATCGCCTGGGACGCGGTCAACGGCTTCCGGGCCGACCGCCTCACCAAGGAGGACATCGGGCGCATCAAGCGGGCCGGCAACACCAAGCTCACGGTCTCCGCGGAATCGGGCGACCCGCGCGTGCTCTCCGGCATCGTGGACAAGCGGCTCGACCTCAAATCAGTGATCCAGACGGTCAAGGACTGCCAGGCCGTCGGCCTGCCCAGCCAGGTGCACTACATCATCGGCATGCCCGGCGAGGACAAGAAGCAGATGAACCGCACGCTGGAGTTCGCCCAGGCGCTCTACGAGATCCACGGGGCCTGGCCGCTGCTGCAGCACGCCATACCGTTCCGGGGCACCGCGCTGTACCGGTCCTGCGAAGATAAGGGCTGGTTCGCCGAGCATCCCGACAAGCTCATGGGCTGGGCGCTGGAGCAGCGCCCGGTGATCAAGACCGACCGCTTCACCCCGCAGGACGTGCTGCGCATGAAAGAGCTCTTCAAGCACGTGCTCGACGCTTTGGATACCGTCTGCGTCCTGGACTTGGGCCTGCCCTGCAACAACTCCTGCCGGCACTGCGAGGTCGCCGGCCTCCTGGGCCAAGGCAATGCCGGGGCGCGGCAGCTGCTGCGCCGCCTGCGCGAGCGCAAGCAGGCAGGCGCCCGGGACCTGCTCGTCCTGGGCGGGGAGCCCACGCTGGAGCCCGGACTTCTGGTGAAGCTGGCCGGAGCGGGGCGCGCCGCGGGCTATGTGCGGCGCTGCCTGGCCACGAACGCGCGGAGCTTCGTCTACAAGCACCTGGCCGAGAGGATCGTGGGCGGCGGCATGAACCAGGTCAGCACCGCGCTGAACTCCCTGCGGCCGGACGTCCACGACGCGGTCACCAACGTGCCCGGCAGCTTCGTGCAGACGGTGGCGGGCATCAGGAACCTCCGGGCGGCCGGGCTGGAGCACCTGGACGTCACCATCCGCATCACCGCGCAGACTTTGCCCACGCTCGTGGCCACCATCGGTTTCCTGAAGGACCTGGGGCTGCGCTCGATCCACCTGCGCTTCCCCGCGCCGCTGGGCAAGGTCGCCTCCGACCCGGCCCTCATCCTCCCGTTCGCCGCGGCCCGGCCGGTGCTCAGCGAAGCTTTGAGCCAGTTCGCGGACCTGGACATCTCCGTCCAGGGCATGCCGTTCTGCCTGATGCCCGCCGGGTTCCGGGACAAGCTGGCGCCGCTGCCCGTGTTCCAACTGGGCCGGATCAGGCCGCTCAAGAGCAAGCCGGAGGAATGCCTCCTCTGCACCGATTACATCGCCTGCCTCGGCTTCTACAGGCAGGAGTACGAGCGGTACTACCGGCAGAAGGCCGCCCGCAGATGA